The Pseudoxanthomonas sp. CF385 sequence GCCACCAGCGGCCGGCTGTAGTCCATCTCGACCTTGATCAGGATGTCGGGGAAATCGCGCTTCACCGCGGCGATCGCCTGCGGCACCAGGGTGGTACCGGGATTGACCACGGTGCCGATCGCCGCCTGGCCCATCCGCCCGCTGCGCAGCGCGGCGATCTCGTCATGGGCGCGGCCGATCTCCGACAGCGCGGAGCGGGCGCGGCGGATCAGCACCTGTCCGTACCAGGTCGGCTCCACGCCGCGCGCGTGGCGCTCGAACAAGGGCACGCCCAACAGGCTTTCCATCTCCGCCAGCAGCTTGGATGCCGCCGGCTGGGTCATGTTGGCGGCCTCGGCCGCGCGCAGGACCGAGCGCTGTTCGTAGAGGTGCAGCAACAGGGACAAATGGCGGGTCTTCAGGCGCGTGGCGCCGAACCAGCCGGTGGTGGGGTGGACCATGGTCGCCTCCGGGAACACGAGCTATTCGTGTGCGGAATAGCCTATGACAAAAATTTCATTTGTCGTACATAGATGCCCACGCGAGGCTATGCCACGCTTCGAACGCGGGTCGGCGGCCATGCCTGACCGTCCGCGAGGGGAGGTCCCGGCGACGGCCGGCACAGGTCCGCCGCGGGGGTTCCCGCATCCGATCACCGCCGGGAGGAGGGCCCCATGGCGACATCGCAGTCCGACGGCACGTCGCGTGCCGCCGCCATCGTCGCGTCCACGCCACGTGGAGCCGTGCGTCCATGAGCGGACGCCTGGCAGGCAAGATCGCACTGGTCACCGGCGCCGCCAGCGGCATCGGTGCGGCCACGGCGCAGCTGTTCGCACGCGAGGGCGCCACGGTCGTGGGCCTGGACAGGCAGACCGCCCCTGCCGCCGATGACGGCGTGCAGCACCACATCGCCGACATCACCGACGCCGCTGCGGTCGATGCCGCCGTGCAGGCGGTGCTCGCCGCGCACGGACGCATCGACGTGCTGGTCAACAACGCCGGCGCGGATGTGTTCTCGGATCCGCTCACGCTGTCCGACGAGGACTGGGAGCGCTGCCTGGCCCTCAACCTCAAGGGCGCATGGCATGTGTGCCGCGCGGTGCTGCCGTCGATGCAGACGCAGGGCGCCGGCAGCATCGTCAACATCGCCTCGGTGCACGGGCACAAGATCATCGCGGGCTGCTTCCCGTATCCGGTCGCCAAGCACGGGCTGGTGGGACTGACGCGCGCGCTCGGCATCGAGTACGCCGCGCGCGGCATCCGGGTGAATTCGATCTCGCCGGGCCTGATCCTGGTGCCGCGCATCGAAGCCTGGTTCGCACGCGAACACGGTGCGCGCGAGCGCCAGGCCGAGCTGTTGCCGCCCAAGCGCATCGGCACGCCGGAGGAAGTCGCCTACACCGCGCTGTTCCTCGCCAGCGACGAAGCGCGCTTCATCAACGCCACCGACATCACCATCGATGGCGGCCGTTCGCAGGTCTACCACGACTGACCCGCATGGACGCGCCCACCCTTCCCTTCGCCCTGCCGCTGATCGCGATCCTGCGCGGCATCACGCCGGACGACGTGCCCGCGCACGTCGGCGCGCTGGTGGAGGAAGGCTACGACGCGATCGAGATCCCGACGAACTCGCCGGAGTGGACGCGCAGCGTGCGCGTCGCTGCCGATGCGTTCGGCGGCCACGCGCTGATCGGCGCCGGTACCGTGCTGACGACCGCGGATGTCGATGCGCTGGTGGCCGCGGGTGGCCGCCTGGCGGTCACGCCGAACACACGCCCGCCGGTGATCCGGCATGCGGTCGAGCGCGGCCTGCAGGTCGCCGCCGGCGTCGCCACCGCGAGCGAAGCCTTCGATGCGCTCGACGCCGGTGCGCAGATGCTCAAGCTGTTCCCCGCTTCCGTCTACGGACCGGCCATGGTGCGTGCCCTGCGCAGCGTGCTGCCGCCGGTTCCCCTATTCGCCGTCGGTGGCGTCACGCCCGACACCCTCTCCGGCTACCTCTCAGCCGGCTGTCAGGGCGCCGGCATCGGCGGCGAACTTTACAAGCCCGGCCAGCCGGTCGAGCGCACGCGCGAGCACGCGCGACGCTTCCGCCAGGCCTACCTGGACCACGCCGCATGAAGATCGTCCGCGTCAGCACCTTCCACGCCGCACCGCGCTGGCTCTTCCTCAAGGTGGAGACCGACGAGGGCGTCACCGGCTGGGGCGAGCCCGTCATCGAAGGGCGGGCGAGCACGGTGGAAGCCGCGGTGCACGAACTGGCCGACTACCTCATCGGCCAGGATCCGGCGCGCATCAACGACCTGTGGCAGGTGCTCTACCGCGGCGGGTTCTACCGCGGCGGCGCGATCCTGATGAGCGCCATCGCCGGCATCGACCAGGCCTTGTGGGACATCAAGGGCAAGGCGCTGGGCGTGCCGGTGTACCAGCTGCTCGGTGGCCGCGTGCGCGACCGCATGAAGACCTACCGCTGGGTGGGCGGCGACCGGCCGGCGGACATCGTCGCGCAAATGCAGCGTTACCAGGCGCAGGGCTTCGATACGTTCAAGTTCAACGGCACCGAGGAGCTGAAGCTGATCGACAGCCCGCGCGCGATCGACGCGGCGGTGGCGAAGGTCGCGGCGATACGCGAGGCGATGGGCGACCGCGTGGATTTCGGCATCGACTTCCACGGCCGCGTCAGCGCGCCGATGGCGCGCGTGCTGCTGCGCGAACTGGCGCCGTTCAAGCCGCTGTTCGTCGAAGAGCCGGTGCTGCCGGAACAGTGGGAGTACTACCGCCCGCTGTCCGATGCGACCTCGATCCCGCTCGCCGCGGGCGAGCGCATGTACTCGCGCGCGGAGTTCAAGCCGGTGCTCGCGGCCGGCGGGCTGGCCATCCTGCAACCCGACCTGTCGCACGCCGGCGGCATCACCGAGTGCGTGAAGATCGCCGCGATGGCCGAAGCGCACGACGTCGCGCTGGCGCCGCATTGCCCGCTGGGCCCGATCGCACTGGCCGCCTGCCTGCAGGTGGACTTCGTCGCGCACAATGCGATGCTCCAGGAACAGAGCATCGGCATCCACTACAACACGGGCGCAGACCTGCTGGACTACGTGCTCAACCAGGAGGATTTCCGCTGCGACGACACCGGCAGCATCGCCGCGCTGCCGAAGCCCGGATTGGGCGTGGAGATCGACGAGGACCGCCTGGTCGAAGCGCACCGGCATCCGCCGCGCTGGCGCAACCCGTTGTGGCGGCATGCCGATGGCAGCGTGGCCGAGTGGTGATGCCGTGACCACGGCGCTGGCGACCCTGGCCGTCGACAGCCGCTGCACGCTGGGCGAAGGCATCCTGTGGTGCGATCGCCGGCGCGTCCTGTACTGGACCGACATCCTCGCCGCCGAGCTGTGGCGGCACGATCCCGACAGTGGCCACACGCACACGTGGTCGCTGCCCGCCCCGCTGGGCTGCCTGGCGCTGGCCGAGGACGGGCGCCTGCTGCTGGGCCTGGCCAAGGGCCTGTACGCAAGCGATGTCGAAGCGCAGCTCACCAGCCGAGAACTCGCCCTCGAGCGCCTGGCTGACGTCGACGCCGACGACCCGATGAGCCGCGTCAACGACGGCCGCGCCGACCGCCATGGCGGTTTCGTGTTCGGCACCAAGAGCGAGCACGCCGACCTGCGGCCGACCGGCCGCTTCCATCAGTACACCGCGGCGCATGGCCTGCGCGAACTCGCATTGCCGCGCGCCGCGATCCCGAATTCGATCTGCTTCGACGCCACCGGCACGCGCCTGTACTTCTGCGATTCGGTGACGCCGCGGATCCTGCATTGCCGCTACGACGCCGCGACCGCGACCGTGTCCGACGTCGGCGTATTCGTCGACCTCGACGTGCCCGGCGCGGAGCCCGACGGCTCGATCGTCGATGCCGAGGACGCCGTGTGGAACGCGCAGTGGGGCGCTGGTCGCGTGGTGCGCTATCTGGCGGACGGCCGCATCGACCGCATCGTGACGGTGCCGGCCCCGCAGCCGTCGTGCTGCGTGTTGCGCGACGACACGCTGTACGTGACCAGCGCACGCGTCGGACTCGACGCCGTGGCGCTCGCCGCGGCGCCGCTGTCGGGCGGCGTGTTCGCCCACTGCCTCCCGCGCGCGCTGGCGCGCGCGACCGACCGGGTGCGCCTGCCATGATCGCCGTCGACTGGGGCACCAGCAGCCTGCGCCTGTACCGGATGGCCGACGACGGCCAGGTGCGCGAGCGCCGCCGCAGCGACCAGGGCGTGCTGGCGTGCGCTGGTCGTTTCGGCGATGTGCTCGCGCAGGAAATCGCCGGCTGGGACGATGCCGACATCCTGCTGTGCGGCATGGTCGGCGGACGCGGCGGCTGGCACGAGATGCCGTATCTCCCGTGCCCGGCCGGCAACCATGCGCTGGCGATGGGCATGCAGCGCTTCCATCCGCCCGGCTTCGACGACCGCGCGCTGTGGCTGGTGCCCGGCCTGCGCGACAGCGATTCGGACAGCGTGCCCGACGTGATGCGCGGCGAGGAAACGCAGTTGGCCGCCCTGCTCGATGCCCTGCCCGGCGGCACCCATGTCGTGTGCCTGCCCGGCACCCACAGCAAGTGGGTGACGGTGCGCGACGGCCAGGTACAGCGCATCGCCACCGCGATGACCGGCGAACTCTTCGCCCTGCTGCGCCAGCACAGCATCCTCGGCCGGCTGATGCCCGCCGGCGATGCGCGCTTCGACGGTTACGCCTTCGACGCCGGCCTGAAGCGCAGCGCGGAGGGCGGCGGCCTGCTCCATCATCTCTTCGGCGTACGCACGACGGGTCTGTTCCAGCAGTTCGCCGAACCGGCACTGCCGTCGTACCTGTCCGGCCTGCTGAT is a genomic window containing:
- a CDS encoding SDR family oxidoreductase, which codes for MSGRLAGKIALVTGAASGIGAATAQLFAREGATVVGLDRQTAPAADDGVQHHIADITDAAAVDAAVQAVLAAHGRIDVLVNNAGADVFSDPLTLSDEDWERCLALNLKGAWHVCRAVLPSMQTQGAGSIVNIASVHGHKIIAGCFPYPVAKHGLVGLTRALGIEYAARGIRVNSISPGLILVPRIEAWFAREHGARERQAELLPPKRIGTPEEVAYTALFLASDEARFINATDITIDGGRSQVYHD
- a CDS encoding 2-dehydro-3-deoxy-6-phosphogalactonate aldolase; translation: MDAPTLPFALPLIAILRGITPDDVPAHVGALVEEGYDAIEIPTNSPEWTRSVRVAADAFGGHALIGAGTVLTTADVDALVAAGGRLAVTPNTRPPVIRHAVERGLQVAAGVATASEAFDALDAGAQMLKLFPASVYGPAMVRALRSVLPPVPLFAVGGVTPDTLSGYLSAGCQGAGIGGELYKPGQPVERTREHARRFRQAYLDHAA
- the dgoD gene encoding galactonate dehydratase, which translates into the protein MKIVRVSTFHAAPRWLFLKVETDEGVTGWGEPVIEGRASTVEAAVHELADYLIGQDPARINDLWQVLYRGGFYRGGAILMSAIAGIDQALWDIKGKALGVPVYQLLGGRVRDRMKTYRWVGGDRPADIVAQMQRYQAQGFDTFKFNGTEELKLIDSPRAIDAAVAKVAAIREAMGDRVDFGIDFHGRVSAPMARVLLRELAPFKPLFVEEPVLPEQWEYYRPLSDATSIPLAAGERMYSRAEFKPVLAAGGLAILQPDLSHAGGITECVKIAAMAEAHDVALAPHCPLGPIALAACLQVDFVAHNAMLQEQSIGIHYNTGADLLDYVLNQEDFRCDDTGSIAALPKPGLGVEIDEDRLVEAHRHPPRWRNPLWRHADGSVAEW
- a CDS encoding SMP-30/gluconolactonase/LRE family protein, which gives rise to MTTALATLAVDSRCTLGEGILWCDRRRVLYWTDILAAELWRHDPDSGHTHTWSLPAPLGCLALAEDGRLLLGLAKGLYASDVEAQLTSRELALERLADVDADDPMSRVNDGRADRHGGFVFGTKSEHADLRPTGRFHQYTAAHGLRELALPRAAIPNSICFDATGTRLYFCDSVTPRILHCRYDAATATVSDVGVFVDLDVPGAEPDGSIVDAEDAVWNAQWGAGRVVRYLADGRIDRIVTVPAPQPSCCVLRDDTLYVTSARVGLDAVALAAAPLSGGVFAHCLPRALARATDRVRLP
- a CDS encoding 2-dehydro-3-deoxygalactonokinase translates to MIAVDWGTSSLRLYRMADDGQVRERRRSDQGVLACAGRFGDVLAQEIAGWDDADILLCGMVGGRGGWHEMPYLPCPAGNHALAMGMQRFHPPGFDDRALWLVPGLRDSDSDSVPDVMRGEETQLAALLDALPGGTHVVCLPGTHSKWVTVRDGQVQRIATAMTGELFALLRQHSILGRLMPAGDARFDGYAFDAGLKRSAEGGGLLHHLFGVRTTGLFQQFAEPALPSYLSGLLIGHELRASGLLSHAPRPAQVHLIGNDRLLASYAHALTTLGVGVQRHPEDLSARGLHALWARRTATAPY